In the genome of Bacteroidales bacterium WCE2004, the window TCCGACGCTGCCTGAGGCATCTCGGCATAACCTGTCACTTTCGGATCACCCGCCAACTTGATACGCGGGTCCGGCTCCGCAGTTTCCACACCCGGAACGGACAAGAAGTCGGTTTCGGCCTTCGTCAGGGACTGGGCCTGATCAAATTCCACGATATAGAAACGATGCAGGCCCGCCGCACGCGTACGCGCCTCGAACTTGCCGGCGTCAGGGAACATACGGCGCATCCGGACGATACCGAGCTCGTCTATCGGGAAGGAGAGCGCTTTGGTCTGCGCTCCCTGCACAAAGCCTTCTTCGTCCATACTGGCCTCCAATTGAATGGCCAACTCTTCCGTGACCAGAATATTCATCCTTCCGGGATAATAATTCTGTTCTTTCCGTGCCGTCTCCTCCTTGGGGCCGACGGGGTCCAAAGGATTAATCTGACGCACACAGGCGGAAAGGCACAGAGCCAGTCCACCCAGCAAAAGCAATTTAAAATTCATCTGTCAATCTATTGATTAAGGAAATCCACCAGAGTCAAAAGGCTCTCGGGTTCCTTCCACTTTATCTTATGACTTTTCAACCACGACTTGAAAGCAGCCTTTCCCGCTTCATCCAGTCCCGACTCGATCCCACGCCGCGAGGCTTCAAAGAATCCGCCGGGGACGACGACGAAATATTTGTTTACCAAATTCACCCGCTCTCCACCATGACGGCTCTCCCACATCTCCATATGGTTCTGATTAATCCCGGCAATCTCCAGAGAACTGAGTTTGCGCGTAGCGGACGTGGTATTGGAAGTGCCATATGCACCGCTTCCTTCCAGGAGACGTTCAAAGTCACCCAACGACTGCAACGCCACGAAGCCCAGCTCCGAGGAAGCAACGATCTTCATCATCTGGCCATCGACATTCATATAGCGGTCATCCCCGATCTGGGCATAAAGGACATCCGCCAGCTGTGCCTCTTTGACAATTCCATTGTCAATATAATGCAAGGCGCCATGAAGGATATGGACATTGAGCGTTTGCTGGGATTTGGTCCCATTGTTCAGTACAACAGACCCTTCGGTAAACGACGGATAAAGATACGGCCACGCAGTAGAACATTCCTGCGCCCGTAAAATGCATGATGCCAACAGCACCAGCACGAAAGCAAGTGACTTTTTCATTTCTAAGTGGTTACGGTTTTTAGAAAACAAAGGCGCCCGGAGGACTCCGGGTGCCTTTGTAAGAAAATCAATGAAATCTATTTCTTCTCTCCTGTGAAAGGACCATAGATATAATTGACAATACCAGCACCCGGGATGTAACCGATGAGACCGGCCCCCTTACCAGCCGGGGTACTGTCGAGATCGAAGGTCAACCCTGTTACCTTTCCGTCAGCGTCATACTCGATCGTTGCGGTAACAGAACCGGAATCAAACAAATCTTCGAAGCCGGCATCAACAGCTAGCAGAAGGATGGATTCGCCATTGGAATACTTATATTCGGACTCCTGGCCCAAGGGAACAGTAATCGTCGTGAGATCCTCGGAGACGACACCATAGTAGCTTGCATTCCAGCCATCAAAACGGGCGCGAGCATAGTGAGCAATGTCGTAGAACCACACTACGTGGTCATCGTCCGCATCCTTCTTCAACTCGCAAGGCCAGGAAACCACTTCGCCGTGGTCGACACCAGTAAAAGTCCAATTGCCAAGAATGTTGGACAACGGGTGATCCGTATCCTGGATGGTCACGGTGCAGCTGCTTTCCATGCTGGCTTTCACATCGCCCGTGCTCTTGAATTCGAGTTTGAACTTCAGGTCACCCGTGTACCTGCCGGAGACACGCGCCCCATCCGCGTAGACCACGTCGGGATCATAGACCTTAACCTTGATATACTGCGTGCGGGTCTCAGGAGTAAAGGTCAGGACACCGGAGCCATCCACAAGGTCATAGTTGACACCTTCTTTGGCCGTGCCGTCAACAGCACCGTAAGAAACCGTCACATTCCTGCCATTCAGGGAAGCTACCGTAACCGGAACGGAAATTTCTCCGGCGGTCTCGTCAAAAGCAAGTGCCGTCTTTTCGAACTCAGCGAAAGCGTCAGCTTCGTTGAATTCCGGGTTCTTGTTAAGTTCGCAGGAAGCGAACGTCAAAAGACCGCACAAGAGAGCAACAACAGAATATATTCGTTTCATATTCTTCATCATTTTAGCTTAAAAACCAGGGTTGTGGGAAAGATTCGCGTTCACGTCATACTCGCGCTTCGGGATCGGAAGAGCCCAGAACTTGGAGGATGCGTCCAGATTGTCCGGACGGCGAACGTCGGAATAATTCACGGCGCCGGCGGCAGTACGTCCGAGGTCGAACCAATAGTGGCCCTCGAAGTTGAGTTCAAGACGACGCTCAAGCGCAACGGCGGCGCCGGCAGCGGAGGTAAGGGGAGATGCATTTCGGTTGGCGCGGATCGTATTGAGATCGCTCAACGCAGTAACGCCCGAGATCGAAGCACCGTTCACGATGGCCTCCGCGCGGTTGAGATACATCTCGGAGAGACGCAGGACAATCACGTTGCTCACATCCGGCGTAGAAGTCGCATCGCCAAGACCCTTGCCATAGTACTTCATGGTCCAAAGCTCGCCGTTGGACTCTTCCTCCTGGTCGGTGCAGAACATGGCCTTGCCATCATCTTCACCACGGACGCCCGTGGAGCCCCGGACATCTCCTTCCTCGAAGAGACTGGTGAGAGCCTTCGAGGCCGCGCAGTCAGCATATCCGATCGGGTTGGTCATATGCGACGGGCCTTCCCAGTACTCATCATAAGCGTTGGATTTGTTTCCATAGATCTCAAAGATCACCTCAGATCCACCGACATTCTTGCTCCAGACAGAAGGATACTCTTCTGCCGTCCAAAGCTTGAAAGCGGGATTGTTGATCACCTTGGTGGCATAGTCTGCAGCAGCCTGCCAGTCCTGGTTGTAGAGATAGACGCGGCTCAGCAGCGCCTGGATGGCCGGAAGCGTAGCCGCCGCCTTCTTGTCGGTGATACCGGCACGGGCGTAGTCCGCAGCCATCAGAGACTCGGCCGTGGTAAGGTCGCTGATAATCTGAGCATACACTTCTGCAACGGTATTGCGGGCGGGCTGCTCCTTGGCGGTCTTGTCAGTCTTCAGCACAATAGGGATGCAGTCATTGAAATTGACGGCCGCAGCCTTGGCCGGAGAATAAGCATAGAGACGGGCCATATCGAACATGGAGAGAGCACGCAGGAAATAGCACTCAGCCTGCAGGTTCTTGACATCCTGCTCGGAAACTTTACCCTTGGCATATGCCTCCATGCCATTATCCTCAATAGCCTCAAGGACATTGTTGACAGCAGAAATAACATAATAGCCATAGCCCCAGAGGCCAACGGTAGCGTCAGCGCTGTAAGTCATATAGAAGGGCGCCTGATAACGGCCCGACTGGAAGCTGGTGCTCGTAGGAATAGTAGCGTTGTCGGCACGCATCTCACTCGTCAACACGAAGTCAGCGCCATACCAGGTACCATCTGCGAGCGGAGAATAGGCTCCGGCAACAGCGGAATTAATAGCATTGTAATCTATGAGCGCAAGTGCATTGCTCTGGGTCAGGAACGGATCCTCCGTAAGGAAGTCTTTGCACCCGGAAGCAAGGACAGCGGCGGCGCACAGGGCGATATATGCAATTTTTTTCATATCCGATTTCATTTAAAGCATTAGAAAGAGACCTCGATGCCGCCCACGATAGACTTGGTCATAGGATAGACACCGGTACCCATACCGGTCACGCCACGCTCAGGATCCCACCAATCCACATCATGGAAGGTGTAGAGGTTGAGGGCACTTGCGTAAACCTTGAGGGCATTCAGACCAATCTTCTTGACGACATTGGTCGGGAGGGAATACGACAGGGTAATATCCTTGATACGCAGATAGCTGCCGTCCTGCATCCAGCGGGTGCTAGGCATCGCATACGAGTTGGAAGAATTGCCGGCAACCGGCTTCGGGAACACGCCAGTATCACCCGGCTGTTTCCAGTAGTTGAGGGAGCGGGCAGATTGGTTCATGCTCATCTGGCTACCATCGGAGTTGATGTACCGGTTCTCGACGATGAGGACCTTATTGCCAGTCTTGAATTCAAAGAACGCACTCAGGGAAAGGCCCTTCCAGGAAATGTTGGTATTGAAGCCACCGGTGAACTTAGGCTCCGGAGAACCGGCATAGATATAGGAGGCCTTGTTGTAGTCGTTCGTCAGCGTAGTACTGGTGATGTTTCCATCCTTGTCGAACTCGTGGTGACGCCAGAGAGCCTCACCGTTGGACGGATTGACGCCATAGTAATCCTTCAGATAGAAAGTATAGAACTGCTTTCCGACCTTGTGCTTGATACGGCTATCATCCGGATAGTTCATTTCCTGGGTATCACCCAGATCCAGGACTTCGGAACGGTTGTAGGACAGGTTGAAACCGGCGCTCCAGTTCCAGTCGCGGGAATTGATGATATCACCATTGATCTGGATCTCGAAACCTCTGTTGGCCAGGGAACCGATATTCATGAAATTGGAGCTGAAACCGGAAGTCTGCGGGACCTGCTTGTCAAGGAGCATGTCCGTGGTCTTGCGGCTATACAGATCGAACTGGAAGTTCAGCCGGTTGTCAAAGAAGCCTGCGTCGAGACCGACATTCCAGGTATAGTTCTTCTCCCAGGAGAGAGAAGCGTTATCCGGCCGACTGGGCAGAGAACCGTTGGTACCATTGTACGCGGAGGTCGCATAAACGCCGTAAGCACGATAAGGGGCGATACTGTTGTTACCGTTCACGCCGTAGCTTGCGCGGAGCTTCAACAGGCTGAGCCAATTGGCAGAACTCTTCATGAAGTTCTCGTGCGTAATGTTCCAGGAGCCGGCGACCGCCCAGAAAAGACCCCACTTGCTTTCGGCGCCGAAGAGGGAAGAACCATCCTCACGCACGGAAGCCTTCAGGTAGTAGCGGTTGTCATAGTTGTAGTCCAACTGGCCGAAGAAAGAAAGCAAGGTGCGGAAATTGCCGCTATAGCTTACCTCATCCTTTTCAGACACCATCGTGTTCGGATACGGGATATTCGCGTCGACATCGCCATACATATAGTAGTATTGGTAACTGCGACGCATCGCCTCCTGTCCCAACAACACATTGAAGCTGTGGTTGTCGAGCGAGAAATTATAAGTAGCGGTATTGGAGGTCGTCAGCGTGATATACTGCGTCGTAGACGACTGGAGGGTGCCCTTCGTATCGCCCGGATCCGGGGCCCAATAACGACGGCCCTCACCGAACGTAGTCTCGACAGAGTTGTTGGTCTTGAAAATGAGGTTGCGCACCGGCTCCCACTGGAGATATGCCGTACCATGGACACGATACTGCTTTTCCCACTGGTCGTCATACTTGGCGGTGTAACGCGGGTTCGTGTTGGAGTTAGACGGGATGTTGAGGTTGAACTCGCCATTCTCATCATAAGCCGGAATCCAAGGGAGGATGGTCAGACCTGCAAAGAACGGGTTGCTATAGTACAGGCTCTGCATCGGCGTATCATTGGACATCGTATACGCAAGATTGACACGGGTGCCGATCTCGATGGTGTTGGTCAGGCGATAATCGGAATTGACACGGGCCGTGAATTTCTGGAAATCAGTGCCATAGGAGATACCGTCATTCTTCTGGTAAGCGAGCGAAGAATAGAAACGGCCGCGGTCGGTGCCGGCAGAAGCGTTGATTTCGTATTCCTGCATGGCACCCATACGGATGAATTCCTTGAGCCAGTCGGTGTTGGCCTTGGCAAGCAGGGACTTCGGACGATAGTACGGAGACTGCTCGCTGTCCGGGTCGAAGCCGGCGTTGGTGATCGCCGTGCGCTGCCAGTCGATCAGCTCGTCACCGGTCATCACGCGGAAATGATTGTCATTGGCCAGCATGGAAGCACCGAACTTGACACGGGCGTTAAAATTCGCCTTGCCGGCACGGCCGCTCTTGGTGGTCACCAGGACGACGCCGTTGGCAGCACGGGAACCATAGATGGAAGCCGCGGCGGCATCCTTCAGGACCGTGATGGACTCGATGTCGTTCGGGTTGATAGCAGAAATCGCGTTGGAAGTGTTGGTAAAGTAACTCTGGTCACCGGACTCCACGGGAATACCATCAACAACCCAAAGCGGTTCATTACCGGCATTGATGGAAGAAATACCGCGGATACGGATCTGCGTATTGGCACCCGGCTGACCGGTATTGGCCGTCACCTGCACGCCAGCCAGCTTGCCCTGGAGGAGCTTGTCCACGGAAGAAACCGGGGCCTCCGCCAAAGTGACATTCTTAAGCGCTGCAACAGCGCCGGTGTTGGCTTCGCGACGGACAGTACCGTACGCAACGACGATCGTCTCCTCGAGCATCTCGGAATCGACATCAAGGACGACGTTAATGACAGAACGGCCGTTGACAGGGATCTCAACGGTCTTGAAGCCGAGACAGCTTACGACAAGCGTGCCATTGGAAGGCACGGAAATGCGGTAATTACCAAGGACGTCCGTCATGGTGTAGACGGTCGTGCTGCCCTTGAGCTGCACGGCTGCGCCAGTCACCGCGTCCCCGGACGGCTCACTCACGACACCAGACACTTGCACGTTCTGTGCAAGAAGCGTCATGCCAATCAGCAGGAACAGGGTGCTGAAGAACAGTTTTGCTTTTTTCATAAGCATTTACTTTAATTAAACAATAAACTTATACTAACCTGTTTTAGTTCATTTCGGCACGCCGGACAAGGATCAATCAGACCGGCGGCAAGTAAATAATCGCTGCAATGTCGGAACAATTTTTCACAATTCCAAATCTGTAATCTCGCAAAGAATTGTGCCTGTGAGCGAATTCGATGTCAAAAAAGGATGATTTCGCGAGTTTTGAAGAAATTATATTTCGGATTGTAATCAAATTCCGACATTAACTTTCAAACCATAATTTTAAATTTTTTTACAAGAATTTCATATTCGCGCAATCCGCTGATTTTCAGCGCATTAAAAACAATTCCCCACTACACATACGCACATCACGATTTTTCTTATATTTGCAAACGCCGCAAACGGCAGATCCATTTATAGAACTATGGCCCAAAAAACACCATATAAGATTATTAGTCCCTCTGTTTCTGATCCTTACGGGTTGCTCAGCCCCTGGATTGGGCTTGACCGGCGACCCGGCACCCGGCGGAGAGACCTGTAGCGACCTCGAAGAATAGCGCCTCCGGGCTATTTATATTTACTTTTCTAATTTTCTGAACTATGGTTAAAAAACACTATTCAAGCTTACTGTTAGCTTCTCTGATGCTGATCCTCTCAGGATGTGCAACCGACGGGCTGAAGCCCACCGGGGAATCCCCCGCCCAGAAAGAGAGCAACGAATCCATTGCCGGCACCGCCGTGGTCCTGGTGGCCGAAGATGTTGCCGACGGCTTCGAGGACATGCCGCGCACGAAGGCCTTCGACGCCATCGGCATCGAGCGCATCGAGCGCGTCTTCCCGGATGCCGGGGAGTTCGAGGAGCGTCACCGCGCCGCCGGCCTGCACCGCTGGTTCCGCGTCTCCTATGATCCCGCCGTCCCCCAGACCAAGGCGGGCGAAGACCTGGGCGCCCTGCCCGGCGTGGAAGCCGTGGACTTCCCGCATGAGAAGGTCAAGTATTCCAACTTCAACGATTCTTTCCTGTTCCATCAGTGGAATTATATCAACACCGCCCAGAAGAGAGGCTTCAAGGCCGGCGCCGACATCAACGT includes:
- a CDS encoding SusD family protein; this encodes MKKIAYIALCAAAVLASGCKDFLTEDPFLTQSNALALIDYNAINSAVAGAYSPLADGTWYGADFVLTSEMRADNATIPTSTSFQSGRYQAPFYMTYSADATVGLWGYGYYVISAVNNVLEAIEDNGMEAYAKGKVSEQDVKNLQAECYFLRALSMFDMARLYAYSPAKAAAVNFNDCIPIVLKTDKTAKEQPARNTVAEVYAQIISDLTTAESLMAADYARAGITDKKAAATLPAIQALLSRVYLYNQDWQAAADYATKVINNPAFKLWTAEEYPSVWSKNVGGSEVIFEIYGNKSNAYDEYWEGPSHMTNPIGYADCAASKALTSLFEEGDVRGSTGVRGEDDGKAMFCTDQEEESNGELWTMKYYGKGLGDATSTPDVSNVIVLRLSEMYLNRAEAIVNGASISGVTALSDLNTIRANRNASPLTSAAGAAVALERRLELNFEGHYWFDLGRTAAGAVNYSDVRRPDNLDASSKFWALPIPKREYDVNANLSHNPGF
- a CDS encoding TonB-linked outer membrane protein, SusC/RagA family codes for the protein MKKAKLFFSTLFLLIGMTLLAQNVQVSGVVSEPSGDAVTGAAVQLKGSTTVYTMTDVLGNYRISVPSNGTLVVSCLGFKTVEIPVNGRSVINVVLDVDSEMLEETIVVAYGTVRREANTGAVAALKNVTLAEAPVSSVDKLLQGKLAGVQVTANTGQPGANTQIRIRGISSINAGNEPLWVVDGIPVESGDQSYFTNTSNAISAINPNDIESITVLKDAAAASIYGSRAANGVVLVTTKSGRAGKANFNARVKFGASMLANDNHFRVMTGDELIDWQRTAITNAGFDPDSEQSPYYRPKSLLAKANTDWLKEFIRMGAMQEYEINASAGTDRGRFYSSLAYQKNDGISYGTDFQKFTARVNSDYRLTNTIEIGTRVNLAYTMSNDTPMQSLYYSNPFFAGLTILPWIPAYDENGEFNLNIPSNSNTNPRYTAKYDDQWEKQYRVHGTAYLQWEPVRNLIFKTNNSVETTFGEGRRYWAPDPGDTKGTLQSSTTQYITLTTSNTATYNFSLDNHSFNVLLGQEAMRRSYQYYYMYGDVDANIPYPNTMVSEKDEVSYSGNFRTLLSFFGQLDYNYDNRYYLKASVREDGSSLFGAESKWGLFWAVAGSWNITHENFMKSSANWLSLLKLRASYGVNGNNSIAPYRAYGVYATSAYNGTNGSLPSRPDNASLSWEKNYTWNVGLDAGFFDNRLNFQFDLYSRKTTDMLLDKQVPQTSGFSSNFMNIGSLANRGFEIQINGDIINSRDWNWSAGFNLSYNRSEVLDLGDTQEMNYPDDSRIKHKVGKQFYTFYLKDYYGVNPSNGEALWRHHEFDKDGNITSTTLTNDYNKASYIYAGSPEPKFTGGFNTNISWKGLSLSAFFEFKTGNKVLIVENRYINSDGSQMSMNQSARSLNYWKQPGDTGVFPKPVAGNSSNSYAMPSTRWMQDGSYLRIKDITLSYSLPTNVVKKIGLNALKVYASALNLYTFHDVDWWDPERGVTGMGTGVYPMTKSIVGGIEVSF
- a CDS encoding Calx-beta domain-containing protein, with translation MMKNMKRIYSVVALLCGLLTFASCELNKNPEFNEADAFAEFEKTALAFDETAGEISVPVTVASLNGRNVTVSYGAVDGTAKEGVNYDLVDGSGVLTFTPETRTQYIKVKVYDPDVVYADGARVSGRYTGDLKFKLEFKSTGDVKASMESSCTVTIQDTDHPLSNILGNWTFTGVDHGEVVSWPCELKKDADDDHVVWFYDIAHYARARFDGWNASYYGVVSEDLTTITVPLGQESEYKYSNGESILLLAVDAGFEDLFDSGSVTATIEYDADGKVTGLTFDLDSTPAGKGAGLIGYIPGAGIVNYIYGPFTGEKK